Genomic segment of Cyprinus carpio isolate SPL01 chromosome A13, ASM1834038v1, whole genome shotgun sequence:
GGTCAGCTGCACTGTGGGATTTCTTATATAAGAGCCAAATAGTGGTTCTGCGTCATTGCAAAATGTTTTATGCCTGAGCTTTTGATTGTTTTTCCCCTTCTCTGCAATGGTGGAGTGGACTAACCATTACCTTTGGCTTTCAAGCTTCAgatgcataaaaataatttagaagtaaaatataaaatataataagtaaaatcatacaaaaactCAATTTTCTATAGTCTCTATGTATAATTTTCCACTTTAGCGAGCTGTTAACAATTGTGACCAGTTTATTGAAAACTAAATGTGATTCTTGAACGAATAATTCACACTGGTTTTCAGcacaaaagaatgaatcatttacatttagttttttttttttttttttttttttttttttttttttttggagtgaaattAACTTTAGATACACaagttttaaacaattaaaatcaacTATAACTTTATGCAACTTCAATAATGATTCATGCCTATGTGCATGCTGGGAAAACAGTAAAGTTGAGTAGATTGAATATGATACCTTTGAAATACGTATTTTGCCATCAgttcttcggaacacaatataaatatatcatttgtAAATCattgaatataattacaaatttactgataattcagttcaattcatgtttatatttatagcGCTTTCCACAATGCATATTATTTCTAAAGCAGGTTGACAGTAGATGCATGCTTACAAATTAGCAATTTCAAGTTAGAGCTTAAATTTCTCCATGCTTGAGTTGAGTACAAAATGCACAATTtgacaaattttttatttatttattgaaaagaatAGTTCTGAcagcacctattcactgcagtgTATCCACTGGTGATCAAGAAATGTAATGCtaaatctttgggtgaactattcttttaatatagtagattttttatgcatttcttgTAGAGCATTTCAAATTTTAGGCCTTGAAGTAGTTTGTtccttttaattgtaaaattatctAACAGTTACTCTTGGCTAATAATGTCCAATATACAGCAGTAATATCATATAATGGTAATATCATCTTGTCTTTTCTCTTAAAGGGTTTAAAATAATGCCTACAATTAAGTAAGCTTAGTATTAAGTGTTAATACTTCATCCAGCTTCAGCACCTGTAAAGGCAGAAGTCTGTTATTATCGACAGCCATTATGAAGTCAGAAGCACAGCAGAGCTGTGAGTAGAAGTGGTCTAACTTCTCGGAGGACGTGAGGATTGTGTGTTAGATCTAGAGCTGGTATGGGGCAGGATCTGCCACCGCTCTAACACAGGcctgatgttttaaaataaagcaggCTGTTGGCTTTGATGTTGAGGGGCCTCTGAAGCAGACGGTCTGATTCAATAAAGATCACTGCTGCTTATCCCACTCCTTGCTGTAAGCTTAGCCTTCACTCCAAAGTGCTTTTATGAAGGTGAGATGGGAGAAGACCATGAGAATTCACTTGATACTACCAGCAGACATACTTTAAACCCTCTTGATCTGCGTCCTGCTGAACGCGTCTTCTGGAGCTCATGACGCTGCTGTGATGAAGTTTGACCTGTTAGGGCTGTTATGTACAATCATTTGACTTACTGTGAACATGCATCAAAATTCAGCTACCTGCCAGGCACCAAATGCAGGGATGTGGTAGTCACTCTGTGAATTTGGTGGTCTAGATAATGTTAAACCAAGATAATGTCATCTAGCAGACTAACATAACTGAGGTATTGTTGGATTAGCAAAAATTACTTTATGATATGTGTTAATACTAAATTCAATAAGAATGTGTTGAAAACTACAAACCAGTCAGATGCATCAGATGCATGGTTTCTTTAttcataaatgtgtgtttatgaatgtatggatattattatattatatccatatcattttatgtattattaatattattaatattatttttaatttttttatattttacacatttcatatttttgcatatttaattttttgtaaatctatttaataaaaaaatattttatatatagattttacacacatacacacacacacacacatatatatgcatgtttatattttaaataatatatcttttttgtttactttttacttttttttaaaacaattaattaaactaattttattcACAAAGgaagcattaaaattacatttaaaaaaatgctgttcttttgagctttctattttACCATTCATCAAATAGAAGAAatagaagaaatgtttctttagcatcaaatcagcatatgagaatgatttttgaaggatcatgtcactgaagactggagtaataactgctgGACATCgaaaaggtattttaaattgtaataatatttcataatattactggttttgctgtatattttatcaaataaaatatagcaGCCTCGGTGAGCTTAAGGAAAATTTTTTCAATAAAGTATTATCAACCCCAAACTCAGaacagaaatgaacatttaatgaaaaataaaaatatgcagtgataaaactaaaaatgcattGCTTGTTGGgtaattgttatattaataaaaagtagatTTGTAGAAAACTTGTAGCAGAAAACTTACTGAGGAATTTGAGAATATGAGCAAGCTTGCAAAAAAGAATTTGATCCCTGTTTGGGGGGGGCGGTATTTTGCATCAGACATCAAAAGCTGAGCTTAGGTCTGTTTCTGGATAGAACTAATAGGAGTCTTGTGGAATGGCTTAAAGTGTTTAATATCTGAGGACAGGTTTTATTTGACTGTCATAGAATGTGAAAGACCCTTCAACCTCTGCGGTTCCTATAGAATCATCTCCTGCTAATTTAACACATTTAGAGACAGtgacatttaatgtttaatgtgacATGAACTATTTATTTAGCACTCAAAATGTGTCCATACATCTATACGCAAAACCCCCTACCATCGACACACAACTATGACTCAATAAATACTTTAgcaaaaaatgaaatgtgataCAACAGGACATTATATAGGAACTGTTCATCCAGCTAAACAAATATATGCATGTTTACACAGGAACCTGAATACTGTATCCAATATCCTTGAATCTGTCCAAGAATCCTGAGGAGAGGGCTTCCCACTGCACGTTTTCCCGCTGTCAGCTGATCATTAGTGGGGTGATTCCTGATATGACTTCCCTTTAGTTTTTTCCcttttacttataaaaaaatctgatatcCCAAGTAATATAGATAAACAATACAAAGAGAACCACGATGAGTTACTTGGTATTTTTCTTTCCATGAAAAGACCAACCAGAGGTTCTGAGGGAAACCATATGAAGTTCTTCTGTGCTTGTTGTTGGCTGTGCCCTCTGTTTCTCATAGCAAGTCCTGTTCAATCACACAGCCAGATTTCAAAATGAGTTCTGCTTCTGTTTTAGAAGGTTCATAGCATCAGCTCAGCTCAAAACTCTCTGGCCTCCTCAAACTGTTTGTAGTAGTCCTCATTCCCAGGGTTCTCTGCACATTTCTGTCCGTTATTAGGAGGTCGAGCCTGGTTGTAGCGGCTCCAGTCACCCTTGCAGATGATCCATGGTAGGATGTCCACTTTGTAATGCAGGTCAGCGGAGAACTCTGTGCTGATGAGGTTGGGTGTTCCGGCCCCTTTGCCTCGTGTGATGAGCTTCATGCTGTCTTCATAGCAGCAGTGCTGGGCCGCCAGTGTGGTGGATTCCAGCGTTAGCATGGAGCGGATGCAATAGCGAGCAGTGGGTTTGTAGATCTCCAGCTTCTCCTTTGGTCCACTGGCGTCCTTCCAGCGGAAGTTGCGCTTTGTGGTGGCGTCGTGGACGTCTGCGGTGCTGTAGGCCACCTCCGTTGGGTAAAAGCAGGGGCAACTGGGTAGGTCGTTGGCCACTTTGCTCATGTATTTCTTGAGGAACTCACTCTTGCAGTTCATCCAACGTTCACAACTGTCTGTATCTGAGGAGGAGTATCCAACATCTCAATCAGAATCACATATTTATGTCTCTAAAATCTACTGTCGATGGCTAGGGATAAAAggaattttttgtaatttttgtaaagtATATGCAGGTCACACATGCATATTGACGTGGTTTTGTactaatcagttgttccacaaggtgacAGAACTGGCCTGGGCTgttgtttcacagtagaaaaATAAAGCTAAGAGATGGAACATCCACAACAACAAAATAGCGGAGACTGTAACAACAATGGACAGCAGCATTGACGAGTTTTAAGATAGCAGCAACTTTagtttaaaagagtacaaagacattttcatttttacacggtaaataatgttattgtcattgtctcaaaaaaaaaaattaataataataaatactctttGTTCTACaaagtacaattatttttttttttttgtcatttacaaaTGATGAGGCTGCAAAGAACTACAAAAAACTTACCAACTCCAAAGAGCTCAGTTGCATTAAACTCTTCAGTGCCAGCAAGAAGGCTGACTTCCGTCGCTGCTGTCTTGAAAGCATCTTCAATCCCTGTACATAAGAAAGTGATTTATTCAGTGCCATTTTTTTTGAAGATGTATGTTTTGGTTGCATATGCCACTTGATAATCTGGGAACAGAAGTTTGCTTGTATAACTTCCAAAGGATGGTTCAAAGAAAGGCTCTCTTACCTGGGCAGCTGGGCATGTCACATGTCCGTGACTCTGTGGCTGTGCAGGCATAGCCACATGATCTGGTCCGCTTCTGGTTGCCGTTTCCACAGGATACACTGCATGGTGTCCAACCACTCCAGTCACCGTCCCCGTCTATGTAGTCTATAAGagaggcaatatatatatatatatatatatatatatatatatatatatatatatatatatatatatatatatatatatatatatatatttcacacattCACCGGCACTTGAGTGTTATGACATGATTTCAAGCACAGGTCATGTTGTTGTACTGTCCCACTGCGTAGATCTAATATAGACCGTATGTTTCAAATACCTGAGGCACTCAAACTCTGTCTGCTGGCCTATACCATTAGCATACCTCTCTAATTGGCTCATACACATGGGAGTGGGTGAATGAATGAGCCAAACCAATTTCCAACTACTTTTTGAACTTCTTAaactacttttttctttcttcaatcAGATAATGAAAGAAAAGCAGACAAACCCAGGGTGgctactttgaaaaaaaaaaactaaattataaggaagttttgatttgtttaatattttgtttggtCGTTCGGTTTTCTGgcagtgtatatacacacaaaccaaCCAAGCCACCACAATCTATATTCCTTgatgagagaaaaacaaagaccTTTGGTCTTAAAAAGACAACATTGCTTTCGGCACCATTAAACTGCATGGTCACAGTCGAGTGAGGGCCAACTCACAGGCAACAACATGTCTGAAACCCACATGAGCCACAGCTCCCCACACAACCGCTAACGGAAACGAATAAACCAATCAAGAGCAGCTATGGCAAACCCTCAGGAATGAGTCACGTGTTAGTCATGAGGAACATTTATATGGAGAATTTTTAACTATGGATTGGTCTTAACTTAACACAATAATCAAAGAGAGTTCCTCTCAAACAAAAGTGTTTAGGCAAGTGGTGACAGGGTAAGAATGCGTTTAACAGGAAGTGCAGTCTCTGACAGCAACACACATTCACTCATTTAACTCCACTTTaccaaaaaagacagaaagagagctaTTAGACTGGAGGAACAGATCTGGATTCTCTCTCTCCTGCTTTGATGTTCAGGAGTGTTTTCTGTCATGGAGACAGGCTCCACCACACAGGAATCTTAGTCTCTTACAGGAAGCAACCTACAATCACAGACTCTGTAAGAAGCGCTGTCCTTGTTATAGTGACAGTGTAAATTTTCTGAAGCGCAAATTACAGATTCCATCACCTCACGGCAGAGCCATATTTATGCTTTGCAGAGCCCTTCATTAAGACATACACACGCTCGTCTGCAACGTACCGTATTCAGTCTGGGATCTGCTTCCTGTGGCAGCAGACCCTCTTTGCTCCCAGTCTCCAAGCGGTTTGACGAAGTTGCTGTCCTCCGTGTTGCTGTTGTAGGGGTATTCTTGTTCGTCAGGCCCTTTTGGGGTGGACGcagaagatgaagatgaggaagacgAACGCTGCCACCAGTTCCTCCAGTTAGAAGCCGCCCAGCCAGGCTTGTTTTCTTTGCGTATTCCCTTCTCTGGCTCCGAACTTTCCAGGCTGTCCACCACTTCTATGGTAACCTAAAGATTTTAAAGGATACCATCATTAGATCTGTTTAATGAGGCAAAtatcacttattattattattgcagggATTTAATACCTCAAATATATCATATGAATTAGATATTCATGCTTACTTAAATAAtcctaaataaaatgaatacttttattcagcaaggacaaattaaattgatcaaaagtacagtaaagacattaataatgctacaaaagatttctatttcaaatatatgctgttctttagaactttcttttcataaaataatcctgaaaagaagaaaaagaatcactgtttttacaaaaatattaagcagcacaactgttttcaacattggtaataataagaagtgtttcaagcatatcagaatgatttctttagtaataatgctgaaaattcatctttgacctcataggaataaataaattttttaaaaatatattaaaacagaaaaatatatttgaaattgaaaaaactgtacttttgatatgtgtgataatatttcacatgatatttaaaaatatctgaaatattttgaaatctataacaattttgatttatatttgatttatattttgatatatatatatatatatatatatatatgtatatgtatatatatatatgtatatgtatatgtatatatatgtatatatatatatgtatatatatatatgtatatatatatatgtatatatatatatgtatatatatatgtatatatatatatatatatatatatgtatatatatatatatatatgtatatatgtatatatatatatatatgtatatatgtatatatatatatatacactgtatatacaattactttgtatttatttatttattttaatgttccagTAAAGTACTATGGTATTACCATTTGATACTATCATACCTCCAACAATTTCCTTTTgtaagaaacatttcaaaacagtaaTTTCATGCTGTGCtataaaactaaatcaaacactgcagTCTGCATCGGTCCCTTTTATTGCAAATCTAATTTGTTTACTTGCACATGTTGAGAATAATCATACAGATcaagtgtgtttgttgttctGAGAGAGGGTTTTTGTGGAACATCAAACAGTGAGGGGTAGTATGATCTTGTGGAGGTCCAGATGGATGTTGGCTTAGGTCATGGTCATGCTCTGTGACTTGCTCTGAGAGGCTGCCATACTGCAGTgacaccccccaccccacaaaCACCCCACCAGTAACACATGTGCCTCCCAGATTGGGGCAAGGGGTGGGCTTCCCCTCCTTCAGCCTCTCTTCCCCTCGGTCTCTCCACCTAAACATCAAGTTCAAAGGGCTTCTCAGCCTCCTTAAGACCATGAAAGCCAGATGAT
This window contains:
- the LOC109050253 gene encoding isthmin-1-like — encoded protein: MVRLAAELLLLLVLLLLTLHITVLRSSPLQHGNDTVSSEQDSRLAENNVNAESSSSVQLGPGDRQSRVPHIPASQPWVQSHGTGGSLQRDGPGAFLLDLQNFPDLSKADINGQNPNIQVTIEVVDSLESSEPEKGIRKENKPGWAASNWRNWWQRSSSSSSSSASTPKGPDEQEYPYNSNTEDSNFVKPLGDWEQRGSAATGSRSQTEYDYIDGDGDWSGWTPCSVSCGNGNQKRTRSCGYACTATESRTCDMPSCPGIEDAFKTAATEVSLLAGTEEFNATELFGVDTDSCERWMNCKSEFLKKYMSKVANDLPSCPCFYPTEVAYSTADVHDATTKRNFRWKDASGPKEKLEIYKPTARYCIRSMLTLESTTLAAQHCCYEDSMKLITRGKGAGTPNLISTEFSADLHYKVDILPWIICKGDWSRYNQARPPNNGQKCAENPGNEDYYKQFEEAREF